One window of the Calonectris borealis chromosome 36, bCalBor7.hap1.2, whole genome shotgun sequence genome contains the following:
- the MPDU1 gene encoding mannose-P-dolichol utilization defect 1 protein isoform X1, with protein MEALRGWLVPFLLPERCFEELVLRLHVLHVPCLKILLSKALGYGIVAGSVMVKLPQVLKVVGARSGGGLSLPAVLLELLALGGSVAYGCARAFPFSAWGEALFLLLQTLALGFLIQHFGGHTGRAAAGGHQLPAGPHGAALGGLHRPPAGGGPGPRLHLPAGDGGRAAGRDLRRLGRLQRAPAGPAALLRGGPPPQAGLRPPRDPQTPGEPPDLPQPGDPSPNPWGPPDPGDPPHTGNPPSSWGLPPPPRPPPPKGGGGVVSAPPKRWTKGWGRGWDTPTGGPRCRGSPPPQINTGDPHGPPPIKGQPPPLPLPPIVVLYF; from the exons aTGGAGGCGCTGCGCGGGTGGCTCGTCCCGTTCCTGCTGCCCGAGCGCTGCTTCGAGGAGCTCGTCCTGCGGCTGCACGTGCTGCACG tgCCCTGCCTGAAAATCCTCCTCAGCAAAGCGCTCGGTTACGGCATCGTCGCCGGTTCCGTCATGg tgaaGCTGCCGCAGGTGCTGAAGGTGGTGGGCGCCCGCAGCGGAGGGGGGCTGAGCCTCCCCgcggtgctgctggagctgctggcgcTGGGGGGGTCGGTGGCCTACGGCTGCGCCCGCGCCTTCCCCTTCAG cgcCTGGGGGGAAgcgctcttcctcctcctgcagaCCCTGGCCCTCGGCTTCCTCATCCAGCACTTCGGGGGGCACACGGGGCGAG ctgctgcaggcggCCACCAACTACCGGCAGGGCCACACGGGGCAGCTCTCGGGGGTCTCCACCGCCCTCctgctggggggggccctggcccgCGTCTTCACCTCCCTGCAg GAGACGGGGGACGCGCTGCTGGCCGGGACCTTCGCCGCCTCGGCCGCCTGCAACGGGCTCCTGCTGGCCCAGCTGCTCTACTACGGGGGGGGCCCCCGCCCCAAGCGGGACTgagacccccccgggacccccaaacccccggggaaCCCCCAGACCTCCCACAGCCTGGGGACCCCTCCCCGAACCCCTGGGGGCCCCCagaccctggggaccccccccacactGGGAACCCCCCCAGCTCTTGgggcctcccccccccacctcggCCCCCCCCAccaaaagggggagggggggtggtgtCGGCCCCCCCCAAGCGCTGGAccaaggggtgggggaggggctgggacACCCCCACCGGAGGGCCCAGGTGtcggggctccccccccccccaaataaacactggggacccccatggcccccccccaATAAAGGGGCagccaccccccctccccctcccccccatcgtcgttctttatttttaa
- the MPDU1 gene encoding mannose-P-dolichol utilization defect 1 protein isoform X2 — protein sequence MEALRGWLVPFLLPERCFEELVLRLHVLHVPCLKILLSKALGYGIVAGSVMVKLPQVLKVVGARSGGGLSLPAVLLELLALGGSVAYGCARAFPFSAWGEALFLLLQTLALGFLIQHFGGHTGRGVLLVAGFGVLLAALVSPHAPPGLATLLQAANLPIIILSRLLQAATNYRQGHTGQLSGVSTALLLGGALARVFTSLQETGDALLAGTFAASAACNGLLLAQLLYYGGGPRPKRD from the exons aTGGAGGCGCTGCGCGGGTGGCTCGTCCCGTTCCTGCTGCCCGAGCGCTGCTTCGAGGAGCTCGTCCTGCGGCTGCACGTGCTGCACG tgCCCTGCCTGAAAATCCTCCTCAGCAAAGCGCTCGGTTACGGCATCGTCGCCGGTTCCGTCATGg tgaaGCTGCCGCAGGTGCTGAAGGTGGTGGGCGCCCGCAGCGGAGGGGGGCTGAGCCTCCCCgcggtgctgctggagctgctggcgcTGGGGGGGTCGGTGGCCTACGGCTGCGCCCGCGCCTTCCCCTTCAG cgcCTGGGGGGAAgcgctcttcctcctcctgcagaCCCTGGCCCTCGGCTTCCTCATCCAGCACTTCGGGGGGCACACGGGGCGAG gggtgctgctggtggcaggttttggggtgctgctggcagccctggtctccccccacgccccccccggCCTCGCCACCCTCCTGCAGGCGGCGAATCTGCCCATCATCATCCTCAGCCGG ctgctgcaggcggCCACCAACTACCGGCAGGGCCACACGGGGCAGCTCTCGGGGGTCTCCACCGCCCTCctgctggggggggccctggcccgCGTCTTCACCTCCCTGCAg GAGACGGGGGACGCGCTGCTGGCCGGGACCTTCGCCGCCTCGGCCGCCTGCAACGGGCTCCTGCTGGCCCAGCTGCTCTACTACGGGGGGGGCCCCCGCCCCAAGCGGGACTga
- the EIF4A1 gene encoding eukaryotic initiation factor 4A-I isoform X2, which yields MASSRATGTRWWRASTRCSWRRRCCGGSTPTASRSPRPSSSARSCPASRATTSSRRRSRARGRRPPSPSPSCSRSSWSSRPPRPWCWRPPGSWPSSPQVHQDVRAGRGGRDAEPGLQGPNLRHLPEAEREHVVLLSATMPLDVLEVTKKFMREPIRILVKKEELTLEGIRQFYINVEREEWKLDTLCDLYETLTITQAVIFINTRRKVDWLTEKMHARDFTVSAMHGDMDQKERDVIMREFRSGSSRVLITTDLLARGIDVQQVSLVINYDLPTNRENYIHRIGRGGRFGRKGVAINMVTEEDKRTLRDIETFYNTAIEEMPLNVADLI from the exons AGCAACTGGCACGAGGTGGTGGAGAGCTTCGACGAGATGCAGCTGGCGGAGGCGCTGCTGCGGGGGATCTACGCCTACGGCTTCGAGAAGCCCTCGGCCATCCAGCAGCGCGCGATCCTGCCCTGCATCAAGG gctACGACGTCATCGCGCAGGCGCAGTCGGGCACGGGGAAGACGGCCACCTTCGCCATCTCCATCCTGCAGCAGATCGAGCTGGAGCTCAAGGCCACCCAGGCCCTGGTGCTGGCGCCCACCCGGGAGCTGGCCCAGCAG cccccaagtTCATCAAGATGTTCGTGCTGGACGAGGCGGACGAGATGCTGAGCCGGGGCTTCAAGGACCAAATCTACGACATCTTCCAGAAGCTGAGCGGGAACAC GTGGTGCTGCTGTCGGCCACGATGCCCCTGGACGTGCTGGAGGTGACCAAGAAGTTCATGCGGGAGCCGATCCGCATCCTGGTGAAGAAGGAGGAGCTGACGCTGGAGGGGATCCGGCAGTTCTACATCAACGTGGagcgggag GAGTGGAAGCTGGACACGCTGTGCGACCTGTACGAGACGCTGACCATCACCCAGGCCGTCATCTTCATCAACACCCGCCGCAAGGTGGACTGGCTGACGGAGAAGATGCACGCCCGCGACTTCACCGTCTCCGCCATg CACGGCGACATGGACCAGAAGGAGCGTGACGTCATCATGCGGGAATTCCGCTCCGGTTCCAGCCGCGTCCTCATCACCACCGACCTGCTG gcccgCGGGATCGACGTGCAGCAGGTTTCCCTCGTCATCAATTACGACCTGCCCACCAACCGCGAGAACTACATCCACCG gatcgggcggggcgggcggttcGGGCGCAAGGGCGTGGCCATCAACATGGTGACGGAGGAGGACAAACGGACGCTGCGGGACATCGAGACCTTCTACAACACGGCCATCGAGGAGATGCCGCTCAACGTCGCCGACCTCATCTGA
- the EIF4A1 gene encoding eukaryotic initiation factor 4A-I isoform X1, producing the protein MSASQESRPRDSGPEGMEPDGVIESNWHEVVESFDEMQLAEALLRGIYAYGFEKPSAIQQRAILPCIKGYDVIAQAQSGTGKTATFAISILQQIELELKATQALVLAPTRELAQQIQKVVMALGDYLGASCHACIGGTNVRAEVQKLQLEAPHIVVGTPGRVFDMLNRRYLSPKFIKMFVLDEADEMLSRGFKDQIYDIFQKLSGNTQVVLLSATMPLDVLEVTKKFMREPIRILVKKEELTLEGIRQFYINVEREEWKLDTLCDLYETLTITQAVIFINTRRKVDWLTEKMHARDFTVSAMHGDMDQKERDVIMREFRSGSSRVLITTDLLARGIDVQQVSLVINYDLPTNRENYIHRIGRGGRFGRKGVAINMVTEEDKRTLRDIETFYNTAIEEMPLNVADLI; encoded by the exons AGCAACTGGCACGAGGTGGTGGAGAGCTTCGACGAGATGCAGCTGGCGGAGGCGCTGCTGCGGGGGATCTACGCCTACGGCTTCGAGAAGCCCTCGGCCATCCAGCAGCGCGCGATCCTGCCCTGCATCAAGG gctACGACGTCATCGCGCAGGCGCAGTCGGGCACGGGGAAGACGGCCACCTTCGCCATCTCCATCCTGCAGCAGATCGAGCTGGAGCTCAAGGCCACCCAGGCCCTGGTGCTGGCGCCCACCCGGGAGCTGGCCCAGCAG ATCCAGAAGGTGGTGATGGCGCTGGGCGATTACCTGGGGGCCTCCTGCCACGCCTGCATCGGGGGCACCAACGTCCGGGCCGAGGTgcagaagctgcagctggaggcGCCGCACATCGTGGTGGGGACCCCGGGCCGCGTCTTCGACATGCTGAACCGCCGCTACCTCT cccccaagtTCATCAAGATGTTCGTGCTGGACGAGGCGGACGAGATGCTGAGCCGGGGCTTCAAGGACCAAATCTACGACATCTTCCAGAAGCTGAGCGGGAACACGcag GTGGTGCTGCTGTCGGCCACGATGCCCCTGGACGTGCTGGAGGTGACCAAGAAGTTCATGCGGGAGCCGATCCGCATCCTGGTGAAGAAGGAGGAGCTGACGCTGGAGGGGATCCGGCAGTTCTACATCAACGTGGagcgggag GAGTGGAAGCTGGACACGCTGTGCGACCTGTACGAGACGCTGACCATCACCCAGGCCGTCATCTTCATCAACACCCGCCGCAAGGTGGACTGGCTGACGGAGAAGATGCACGCCCGCGACTTCACCGTCTCCGCCATg CACGGCGACATGGACCAGAAGGAGCGTGACGTCATCATGCGGGAATTCCGCTCCGGTTCCAGCCGCGTCCTCATCACCACCGACCTGCTG gcccgCGGGATCGACGTGCAGCAGGTTTCCCTCGTCATCAATTACGACCTGCCCACCAACCGCGAGAACTACATCCACCG gatcgggcggggcgggcggttcGGGCGCAAGGGCGTGGCCATCAACATGGTGACGGAGGAGGACAAACGGACGCTGCGGGACATCGAGACCTTCTACAACACGGCCATCGAGGAGATGCCGCTCAACGTCGCCGACCTCATCTGA
- the EIF4A1 gene encoding eukaryotic initiation factor 4A-I isoform X3, with the protein MSASQESRPRDSGPEGMEPDGVIEIQKVVMALGDYLGASCHACIGGTNVRAEVQKLQLEAPHIVVGTPGRVFDMLNRRYLSPKFIKMFVLDEADEMLSRGFKDQIYDIFQKLSGNTQVVLLSATMPLDVLEVTKKFMREPIRILVKKEELTLEGIRQFYINVEREEWKLDTLCDLYETLTITQAVIFINTRRKVDWLTEKMHARDFTVSAMHGDMDQKERDVIMREFRSGSSRVLITTDLLARGIDVQQVSLVINYDLPTNRENYIHRIGRGGRFGRKGVAINMVTEEDKRTLRDIETFYNTAIEEMPLNVADLI; encoded by the exons ATCCAGAAGGTGGTGATGGCGCTGGGCGATTACCTGGGGGCCTCCTGCCACGCCTGCATCGGGGGCACCAACGTCCGGGCCGAGGTgcagaagctgcagctggaggcGCCGCACATCGTGGTGGGGACCCCGGGCCGCGTCTTCGACATGCTGAACCGCCGCTACCTCT cccccaagtTCATCAAGATGTTCGTGCTGGACGAGGCGGACGAGATGCTGAGCCGGGGCTTCAAGGACCAAATCTACGACATCTTCCAGAAGCTGAGCGGGAACACGcag GTGGTGCTGCTGTCGGCCACGATGCCCCTGGACGTGCTGGAGGTGACCAAGAAGTTCATGCGGGAGCCGATCCGCATCCTGGTGAAGAAGGAGGAGCTGACGCTGGAGGGGATCCGGCAGTTCTACATCAACGTGGagcgggag GAGTGGAAGCTGGACACGCTGTGCGACCTGTACGAGACGCTGACCATCACCCAGGCCGTCATCTTCATCAACACCCGCCGCAAGGTGGACTGGCTGACGGAGAAGATGCACGCCCGCGACTTCACCGTCTCCGCCATg CACGGCGACATGGACCAGAAGGAGCGTGACGTCATCATGCGGGAATTCCGCTCCGGTTCCAGCCGCGTCCTCATCACCACCGACCTGCTG gcccgCGGGATCGACGTGCAGCAGGTTTCCCTCGTCATCAATTACGACCTGCCCACCAACCGCGAGAACTACATCCACCG gatcgggcggggcgggcggttcGGGCGCAAGGGCGTGGCCATCAACATGGTGACGGAGGAGGACAAACGGACGCTGCGGGACATCGAGACCTTCTACAACACGGCCATCGAGGAGATGCCGCTCAACGTCGCCGACCTCATCTGA
- the EIF4A1 gene encoding eukaryotic initiation factor 4A-I isoform X4, which produces MALGDYLGASCHACIGGTNVRAEVQKLQLEAPHIVVGTPGRVFDMLNRRYLSPKFIKMFVLDEADEMLSRGFKDQIYDIFQKLSGNTQVVLLSATMPLDVLEVTKKFMREPIRILVKKEELTLEGIRQFYINVEREEWKLDTLCDLYETLTITQAVIFINTRRKVDWLTEKMHARDFTVSAMHGDMDQKERDVIMREFRSGSSRVLITTDLLARGIDVQQVSLVINYDLPTNRENYIHRIGRGGRFGRKGVAINMVTEEDKRTLRDIETFYNTAIEEMPLNVADLI; this is translated from the exons ATGGCGCTGGGCGATTACCTGGGGGCCTCCTGCCACGCCTGCATCGGGGGCACCAACGTCCGGGCCGAGGTgcagaagctgcagctggaggcGCCGCACATCGTGGTGGGGACCCCGGGCCGCGTCTTCGACATGCTGAACCGCCGCTACCTCT cccccaagtTCATCAAGATGTTCGTGCTGGACGAGGCGGACGAGATGCTGAGCCGGGGCTTCAAGGACCAAATCTACGACATCTTCCAGAAGCTGAGCGGGAACACGcag GTGGTGCTGCTGTCGGCCACGATGCCCCTGGACGTGCTGGAGGTGACCAAGAAGTTCATGCGGGAGCCGATCCGCATCCTGGTGAAGAAGGAGGAGCTGACGCTGGAGGGGATCCGGCAGTTCTACATCAACGTGGagcgggag GAGTGGAAGCTGGACACGCTGTGCGACCTGTACGAGACGCTGACCATCACCCAGGCCGTCATCTTCATCAACACCCGCCGCAAGGTGGACTGGCTGACGGAGAAGATGCACGCCCGCGACTTCACCGTCTCCGCCATg CACGGCGACATGGACCAGAAGGAGCGTGACGTCATCATGCGGGAATTCCGCTCCGGTTCCAGCCGCGTCCTCATCACCACCGACCTGCTG gcccgCGGGATCGACGTGCAGCAGGTTTCCCTCGTCATCAATTACGACCTGCCCACCAACCGCGAGAACTACATCCACCG gatcgggcggggcgggcggttcGGGCGCAAGGGCGTGGCCATCAACATGGTGACGGAGGAGGACAAACGGACGCTGCGGGACATCGAGACCTTCTACAACACGGCCATCGAGGAGATGCCGCTCAACGTCGCCGACCTCATCTGA